A window of Pantoea agglomerans contains these coding sequences:
- a CDS encoding sugar ABC transporter substrate-binding protein translates to MNIKKTLAVTLLACMLPAAAMAKDLSVGVSMALFDDNFLTILRTAMQKEMQKEGVKGQMEDAKGDVSQQLQQVQNFIGQGVDAIIVNPVDTNAVKPIMDQATKAGIPLIFVNRRPQAELTDKMAYVGSDSELAGRLQMEALAKAMNGKGNVAILMGDLANESTRDRTKGVEAVVAKYPGIKVVQKQTAKFTRNDAVDVVSNWLTAGDDIQAIASNNDEMAIGALQALGKNPNHILIAGVDGTPDALQMLKNGKMVATVFQDARGQGEGAVQAAVKLTKGEKVQKIIDIPYQLITKDNMQQFVNRNQK, encoded by the coding sequence ATGAACATCAAAAAAACACTCGCTGTCACACTGTTAGCCTGCATGTTGCCCGCCGCCGCAATGGCGAAAGATCTCTCCGTCGGCGTCTCGATGGCGCTGTTTGATGACAACTTCCTCACCATCCTGCGCACCGCGATGCAAAAAGAGATGCAGAAAGAAGGGGTCAAAGGGCAGATGGAAGATGCCAAAGGCGACGTGTCGCAGCAGCTGCAGCAGGTTCAGAACTTTATCGGGCAGGGCGTTGACGCCATTATTGTTAACCCGGTAGATACCAACGCCGTTAAACCCATCATGGATCAGGCCACCAAAGCGGGCATTCCACTCATCTTCGTCAACCGCCGTCCTCAGGCGGAGCTGACCGACAAAATGGCCTATGTAGGATCGGACTCGGAGCTGGCAGGTCGGCTGCAAATGGAAGCGCTGGCAAAAGCGATGAACGGCAAAGGTAACGTTGCCATTCTGATGGGCGATCTCGCGAACGAATCGACGCGCGACCGCACCAAAGGGGTTGAGGCCGTCGTGGCCAAATACCCCGGCATCAAAGTGGTACAGAAGCAGACCGCGAAATTTACGCGTAACGACGCGGTCGATGTGGTGAGCAACTGGCTGACCGCCGGCGACGATATCCAGGCCATCGCCTCTAATAACGATGAAATGGCGATCGGCGCGCTGCAGGCGCTGGGCAAAAACCCCAACCATATCCTTATCGCCGGCGTGGACGGCACCCCGGACGCCTTGCAGATGCTGAAAAACGGCAAGATGGTCGCCACGGTATTCCAGGACGCTCGTGGCCAGGGCGAAGGGGCGGTTCAGGCGGCCGTTAAGCTGACGAAGGGCGAAAAAGTGCAGAAGATCATCGATATCCCTTATCAGCTGATCACCAAAGACAATATGCAGCAGTTCGTTAACCGTAACCAGAAATAA
- a CDS encoding LysE family translocator, which translates to MSGMAQILSYIAALGLAAAIPGPGMTALVARSVSGGARTGFTMLAGLILGDLIYLSTAVFGLAVVAHSYSSVFTLINWAASLYLCVLAWQFWRYQPKAISIDQKATTQELASAWLSGLTITLGNPKTIAFYLAILPLVISLDNVSLQIWGGMLVPLTIFVLLSVGAVFILAALKIRHLLTSAKAQRRLFRSAGVIMLLAAFGMVVKTL; encoded by the coding sequence ATGTCAGGAATGGCTCAAATACTTTCTTATATCGCTGCGCTCGGTTTAGCGGCGGCAATCCCGGGGCCGGGAATGACCGCCCTGGTCGCTCGCAGCGTTAGCGGGGGTGCCCGAACCGGCTTTACGATGCTTGCCGGCCTGATCCTCGGTGATTTGATCTACTTATCTACCGCGGTATTTGGTCTGGCGGTGGTCGCCCATAGTTACTCATCCGTATTCACGCTGATCAACTGGGCCGCCTCACTCTATCTGTGCGTGCTGGCATGGCAGTTCTGGCGCTATCAGCCTAAGGCGATTAGCATTGACCAGAAAGCGACAACGCAGGAGCTGGCATCAGCCTGGCTTTCAGGGTTAACGATCACGCTCGGCAATCCCAAAACCATCGCCTTTTATCTGGCGATACTGCCTCTTGTTATCTCGCTGGATAATGTCTCTTTACAGATTTGGGGCGGAATGCTGGTGCCCCTTACCATTTTCGTGCTGCTGAGCGTTGGCGCGGTTTTTATTCTCGCAGCGCTTAAAATTCGCCATCTGCTCACCAGCGCAAAGGCGCAGCGACGCCTTTTTCGCTCGGCCGGCGTCATCATGCTGCTGGCGGCGTTTGGCATGGTGGTGAAGACGCTTTAG
- a CDS encoding DUF2000 domain-containing protein — translation MKFDPSQHRCTIIIDKDLPAGLAMNAASVTGISFGRTVENLVGPDMESLDAVNYPGVIYAPLPVLLASGHSLREIQVSAERDSEIYVMPFSALAQSCKTYDEYGDKISSVKSEDIALVAIGIIGPKKKITRLTGNLPLYK, via the coding sequence ATGAAATTTGACCCAAGCCAGCACCGCTGTACGATTATTATTGATAAAGATCTCCCCGCAGGCCTTGCTATGAATGCTGCAAGCGTCACAGGCATTAGTTTTGGCCGTACCGTTGAAAATCTTGTCGGCCCCGATATGGAAAGCCTGGATGCTGTTAATTATCCCGGCGTGATTTACGCGCCGCTTCCGGTTTTGCTGGCGTCAGGCCACTCTCTGCGTGAAATACAGGTGAGCGCGGAAAGGGATAGTGAGATTTACGTGATGCCCTTTAGCGCCCTGGCACAGTCGTGCAAAACCTATGACGAATATGGCGACAAAATCTCCTCGGTTAAAAGTGAAGATATTGCGCTGGTCGCCATTGGTATCATTGGCCCTAAAAAGAAAATAACCCGGCTGACCGGAAACCTCCCGCTCTATAAATAA
- a CDS encoding sugar ABC transporter ATP-binding protein: protein MTAFALEAEGISKFFPGVKALDNVSLRVRPGSVHALMGENGAGKSTLMKCLIGMYRPDRGTIRIKGEPVQFQDTMDALRSGISMIHQELNLVPYMTVAENIWLGREPIKYGFVDHGKLNQQTQVLLDQLNIRLKADRLVGELSIAAQQMVEIAKAVSWNADIVIMDEPTSALTESEVAHLFTIIRDLRAQGKAIIYISHKMDEIFAITDEISIFRDGSWVGSNHTAQFTRQSLITQMVGRELTQLFPKFNNAIGEEVLTVRGLTSKDRFHDVSFSVRRGEILGVAGLVGAGRSEVMESLFGMESVDSGEVLIDGVPVAIDSPSTAIEKGMAFLTEDRKKSGLFLVLSVMENMSIVNMPEYSGKSGFVSHVKMAQDCMEQIRRLNIKTPTMDQIINNLSGGNQQKVLIARWLLAQPKILILDEPTRGIDVGAKAEIYRLISELANRGVAIIMVSSELPEILGMSDRVMVMHQGRITGILDKEEADQETILSLASE, encoded by the coding sequence ATGACCGCTTTTGCGCTTGAAGCCGAAGGCATCAGCAAGTTCTTTCCCGGTGTGAAGGCACTCGATAACGTGTCGCTGCGCGTGCGTCCGGGATCGGTTCATGCCTTGATGGGCGAAAATGGCGCGGGCAAATCCACTTTAATGAAGTGCCTGATCGGGATGTACCGTCCCGATCGGGGCACCATCCGCATTAAAGGGGAGCCGGTGCAGTTTCAGGACACCATGGACGCCTTGCGTTCCGGCATTTCCATGATCCACCAGGAGCTGAATCTGGTGCCCTACATGACTGTCGCTGAGAACATCTGGCTGGGACGCGAGCCGATAAAGTACGGCTTTGTCGATCACGGCAAGCTCAACCAGCAGACGCAGGTGCTGCTTGACCAGCTTAATATCCGCCTCAAGGCAGACCGGCTGGTAGGCGAGTTAAGCATCGCCGCGCAGCAGATGGTGGAGATCGCCAAAGCGGTCTCCTGGAACGCCGATATCGTGATTATGGATGAGCCGACTTCCGCGCTGACCGAAAGCGAAGTGGCGCATCTTTTCACCATCATTCGTGACCTGCGCGCGCAGGGCAAAGCCATCATCTATATCAGTCATAAAATGGACGAGATTTTCGCCATTACCGATGAGATCAGTATCTTCCGTGACGGCAGCTGGGTCGGCAGCAACCACACCGCGCAGTTTACCCGTCAGTCGCTGATCACCCAGATGGTCGGGCGCGAACTGACCCAGCTCTTTCCCAAGTTTAATAACGCCATTGGCGAAGAGGTGCTGACGGTGCGCGGCCTCACCAGCAAAGATCGTTTTCATGACGTCAGCTTCAGCGTGCGGCGCGGCGAAATCCTTGGCGTTGCCGGCCTGGTCGGCGCGGGACGCAGCGAAGTGATGGAGAGCCTGTTTGGCATGGAGAGCGTCGACAGCGGCGAGGTGCTGATCGACGGCGTGCCGGTCGCTATCGATTCGCCTTCGACGGCGATTGAGAAGGGCATGGCGTTTTTAACCGAGGATCGCAAAAAGTCGGGGCTGTTTCTCGTGCTGTCGGTGATGGAGAACATGAGCATCGTCAATATGCCCGAGTACAGCGGCAAGAGCGGCTTCGTCAGCCACGTCAAAATGGCGCAGGACTGCATGGAGCAGATCCGGCGGCTGAATATCAAAACGCCGACCATGGATCAGATCATCAACAACCTGAGCGGCGGCAACCAGCAGAAGGTGCTGATTGCCCGCTGGCTGCTGGCGCAGCCCAAAATCCTTATCCTCGACGAGCCGACGCGCGGTATCGACGTCGGTGCGAAAGCGGAAATCTACCGTTTGATCTCTGAGCTGGCCAACCGCGGCGTGGCCATCATTATGGTGTCGTCGGAACTGCCGGAAATTCTCGGCATGAGCGACCGCGTGATGGTGATGCATCAGGGACGCATTACCGGCATCCTCGATAAAGAAGAGGCCGACCAGGAAACCATTTTGTCGCTGGCATCCGAGTGA
- a CDS encoding Lrp/AsnC family transcriptional regulator has protein sequence MALSLTDMKILKILQDDARVTNQELAEKINLSASPCWRKVRKLEEDEVIQGYRAVLDRKKIGLGVMVFVRVAIDSHSEAEARKFEEEVTALEDVVACYSIGGDADFLLQVVASDLDSYADFAMSVVRRLPGIKEMQSMFVLKEIKPLVTYPIKKTAE, from the coding sequence ATGGCACTCAGCCTGACAGATATGAAGATCCTGAAAATTTTACAGGACGATGCGCGCGTCACGAATCAGGAACTGGCGGAGAAGATAAACCTGTCAGCGTCTCCCTGCTGGCGTAAAGTGCGCAAGCTAGAGGAGGATGAAGTGATTCAGGGCTACCGCGCCGTTCTTGACCGTAAAAAAATCGGGCTGGGCGTGATGGTTTTCGTTCGGGTTGCTATCGACAGCCATAGCGAAGCGGAGGCGAGAAAGTTTGAAGAAGAGGTCACCGCGCTGGAGGATGTTGTGGCCTGCTATAGCATCGGGGGGGACGCCGACTTCCTGCTGCAGGTTGTGGCATCGGATCTCGACTCCTATGCCGATTTCGCCATGTCAGTGGTACGCAGACTGCCGGGAATCAAAGAGATGCAGAGTATGTTTGTGCTTAAAGAGATCAAGCCTCTCGTGACGTATCCCATAAAGAAGACAGCGGAATAG